One Legionella hackeliae DNA segment encodes these proteins:
- a CDS encoding MerR family transcriptional regulator — MDFNINYFPISYISAETGVNPVTLRAWERRYGLIHPKRTVKGHRLYSHDDVILIKQILFLMGKGHAVSKIKPLLYEDGGKIWHAIPVDGLQDTFQGIVNALEELDYKQVNAELNNLYSVYSVEQFADLVYPQLLQYLENEVWLGRACVSAQRALLLDLLEAKLYQNLYQTKKQPRKNSYLIVGFLPAGGQQKMANIHGLMIANILKDYDHKVDFLSSIETAAELFNLAKQFSAKTLVIFTTAENLVVKNILHDIKIRNITNMAVSLVSPRESLQQSLELWSLLPSSFIEIYGSLNRLT, encoded by the coding sequence ATGGATTTCAATATTAACTATTTTCCAATAAGTTATATCTCCGCAGAAACTGGTGTTAATCCGGTTACTTTAAGAGCCTGGGAACGCCGTTATGGTTTAATTCATCCTAAACGAACAGTAAAAGGACATCGTCTCTACAGCCACGATGATGTTATCTTGATTAAGCAAATCCTTTTTTTAATGGGTAAAGGGCATGCTGTTTCAAAAATAAAACCCTTATTGTACGAGGATGGCGGCAAAATATGGCATGCTATTCCTGTCGACGGGCTGCAAGATACTTTTCAAGGTATTGTAAACGCTTTGGAAGAGCTTGATTACAAACAGGTAAATGCAGAATTGAATAATCTTTATTCTGTTTATTCAGTAGAGCAATTTGCCGACCTTGTTTATCCCCAGTTACTCCAATACTTGGAAAACGAAGTTTGGTTAGGAAGAGCTTGTGTGAGCGCTCAGCGCGCGCTTTTACTCGATTTACTAGAAGCAAAACTCTATCAAAATCTTTATCAAACTAAAAAGCAGCCACGCAAAAATTCTTATCTGATTGTTGGATTTTTGCCAGCAGGTGGACAACAGAAAATGGCGAATATTCACGGCTTAATGATCGCTAATATTTTAAAAGATTATGATCACAAAGTTGACTTCTTGTCTTCAATTGAAACTGCGGCTGAATTGTTTAATCTGGCAAAACAGTTTTCTGCAAAAACGCTGGTAATTTTTACGACAGCAGAAAATCTAGTCGTAAAAAATATTTTGCACGACATTAAAATAAGAAACATCACCAATATGGCTGTGAGTTTAGTTTCCCCAAGAGAGTCTTTACAGCAATCGCTTGAGCTATGGTCATTACTACCTTCGAGCTTCATAGAAATCTATGGATCTTTAAATCGATTAACTTAA